A genome region from Vibrio tapetis subsp. tapetis includes the following:
- a CDS encoding methyl-accepting chemotaxis protein, translating to MKNLSLKHKILLSVTIALSLVIALLSWRSYSIQKTLLLEESTEQVHRLGIQKVESISTWLSARQDVIKGLAHKTSSAPLDSLQQAQISGSFQLTYFGENTGRMHDSDPSIDRTGYDPRQRPWYKEAMNSSQQIVTKPYYDVAYNIMVVTLAESIPQGVVGGDLSIDSLVKDITDMTLPANGVALLVHKDGTVIAYKDTNKAMKSVHEIDNDLTSANIAAMSGKQDLLPMMIESERREKLAWAANVPGTDWQLVLLLDKQTLESPLSSLLIGQLTIALVVLAVSIIAISWLISVLLGPLSNVSQALARIADGNGDLTQRIDVVNKDEVGLLAENFNRFVGSQHRLISHIRTLAHELDADAERSLVTNQNSVAELQRQQQEVTMVATAVTEMACATLEIANNAENTATASQQSAQSSSDGKLLVDKTRSSINSLAEEVGQATQVIADLSHHAQSISGILSTIQGIAEQTNLLALNAAIEAARAGEQGRGFAVVADEVRVLSHRTQQSTLEIQSTIETLQQTTASAVALMESSQGLASNSVEDADAAVRSLEEITQAITLISDMAGQIATAAEEQTQVTDEITKNTTEIKSVTDEITDAAENGLGQANGLKARATDLNQQVATFIL from the coding sequence ATGAAAAATTTATCTTTAAAACACAAAATATTGTTATCCGTCACCATTGCCTTGTCATTGGTTATCGCGTTACTTTCTTGGCGCAGTTATTCCATTCAAAAGACACTTTTATTAGAGGAAAGCACAGAACAAGTGCATCGCCTTGGGATTCAAAAAGTGGAAAGTATTAGTACTTGGTTATCCGCACGACAAGACGTGATTAAAGGCTTAGCGCATAAAACATCTTCTGCTCCTCTCGACTCTTTGCAACAAGCTCAAATCTCTGGTAGTTTCCAACTTACCTATTTTGGTGAAAATACCGGGCGAATGCACGACTCTGATCCAAGTATCGATCGTACAGGTTACGATCCTCGTCAGCGTCCTTGGTATAAAGAAGCCATGAACAGCAGCCAACAAATCGTAACTAAGCCTTATTATGATGTGGCATACAATATCATGGTCGTGACACTGGCTGAATCGATCCCGCAAGGTGTTGTAGGCGGTGACTTGTCTATTGATTCGTTAGTAAAAGACATTACAGACATGACCCTCCCAGCGAATGGTGTCGCTTTGTTGGTCCATAAAGATGGGACTGTTATTGCTTATAAAGATACAAATAAAGCAATGAAATCAGTCCATGAGATTGACAATGATCTCACCTCGGCCAATATTGCGGCGATGAGTGGTAAGCAAGATCTGTTACCTATGATGATAGAGTCTGAGCGACGAGAGAAATTGGCTTGGGCGGCAAATGTTCCAGGTACTGACTGGCAATTGGTGCTGCTACTGGATAAACAAACGCTAGAGTCTCCTTTGTCTTCGTTGCTAATAGGACAATTGACCATTGCGTTGGTTGTGCTAGCCGTGAGCATCATTGCTATTTCATGGCTTATCAGTGTATTACTTGGGCCGTTATCAAACGTTTCACAAGCATTAGCGCGCATTGCGGATGGTAATGGTGATTTAACTCAGCGTATCGACGTTGTTAATAAAGACGAAGTGGGCTTGCTGGCTGAAAACTTTAACCGTTTTGTTGGCAGTCAGCATCGTTTGATCAGCCACATTCGTACTCTCGCTCACGAGTTGGATGCGGATGCGGAACGAAGCTTAGTCACCAACCAAAACTCGGTAGCCGAGCTGCAAAGACAACAGCAAGAAGTCACCATGGTGGCAACCGCAGTAACAGAGATGGCGTGTGCGACGCTAGAAATTGCAAATAATGCTGAAAATACGGCAACGGCTTCTCAGCAATCGGCGCAAAGCAGCTCAGATGGTAAATTATTGGTTGATAAAACCCGTAGCTCAATTAATAGCTTAGCTGAAGAAGTTGGACAAGCGACTCAAGTTATTGCTGACTTAAGTCATCATGCTCAATCTATCTCTGGCATTTTGTCGACGATTCAGGGCATCGCTGAGCAAACCAATTTATTGGCGTTGAACGCAGCTATCGAGGCGGCGCGTGCAGGTGAACAAGGCCGAGGTTTTGCAGTAGTTGCTGATGAAGTTCGCGTTTTATCTCATCGAACTCAGCAGTCCACATTAGAAATTCAGTCGACGATAGAAACTCTTCAACAAACAACAGCAAGTGCGGTAGCCTTGATGGAAAGCAGCCAAGGGCTTGCAAGCAATAGTGTTGAAGATGCGGATGCCGCAGTGCGTTCACTTGAAGAGATCACTCAAGCTATCACGCTGATCTCAGACATGGCCGGACAGATTGCAACCGCTGCGGAAGAGCAAACGCAAGTGACGGATGAGATCACCAAGAATACGACTGAAATTAAAAGCGTGACTGATGAAATTACCGATGCTGCAGAAAATGGCTTAGGCCAAGCAAATGGCCTTAAGGCGCGTGCTACTGATCTGAACCAGCAAGTCGCTACTTTCATCCTTTAA